The following coding sequences lie in one Musa acuminata AAA Group cultivar baxijiao chromosome BXJ1-8, Cavendish_Baxijiao_AAA, whole genome shotgun sequence genomic window:
- the LOC135680346 gene encoding vicilin Cor a 11.0101-like: MATRRVEAFLFPLLLLLLSSSCLLASSSRSDPEKKRCAMECRGIPEQQQRKLCVHRCLDDSREQESGREHNPYYFGRRSYQQWSRTEHGRLEVLERFARRSDHLLGVDNYRLAVLEAEPQTFIMPCHWDAEQVVYVMQGRGTITLLHEERRESHDIKRGDIMRVPAGVIVYAINKASNERLRVAMLLHPISTPGQIEEYHGAAGRNPQTFYTSFSNEVLEAAFNTPWDKLERVFRSQRKGEFIKITEDQIRALNESKTESWPFGLSNEPYNLLENSPSHSNEHGQLHEATGNECEMLQDLNVDVSIANISERSMMAPNYDTRSTKLAMVVEGRGYIEMACPHRSAEGRTTQEETGSQGEQRVRYRTVRSRVSRGSVFVIPAGHPAAVVAAANENLQVLCFGTRSENNRRYYLAGRNNVLNRLDRAAKAMAFGVPAEEVEEVLNAQPESVFMPGPERRREEEEKWRQLIFKYAGL, encoded by the exons ATGGCCACCAGAAGAGTCGAAGCCTTCCTCTTCCCACTTCTCCTCCTGCTCCTCTCCTCCAGCTGCCTCTTGGCTTCATCCTCCAGATCTGATCCAGAGAAAAAGCGTTGCGCCATGGAGTGCAGAGGCATTCCGGAGCAGCAGCAGAGGAAGCTATGCGTGCACCGGTGCTTAGATGATTCCAGAGAGCAAGAATCTGGAAGAGAGCACAACCCTTACTACTTCGGCCGGCGGAGCTACCAGCAGTGGAGCAGAACGGAGCACGGCCGTTTGGAGGTGCTGGAGAGGTTTGCTCGGAGATCCGACCACTTGCTGGGCGTCGACAACTACCGCCTGGCGGTGTTGGAGGCGGAGCCGCAGACTTTTATCATGCCCTGCCATTGGGACGCCGAACAGGTGGTTTACGTAATGCAAG GGCGTGGGACGATAACACTGCTGCACGAGGAGAGGCGAGAGTCACACGATATCAAGAGAGGAGACATCATGAGGGTTCCGGCGGGGGTGATCGTGTATGCCATCAACAAAGCCAGTAATGAGAGGCTCCGAGTCGCCATGCTCCTCCACCCCATCTCGACTCCCGGGCAGATTGAG GAGTACCATGGTGCAGCCGGGAGGAATCCACAGACCTTCTACACCAGTTTTAGCAACGAAGTACTGGAAGCTGCCTTCAAT ACTCCGTGGGATAAACTAGAGAGGGTGTTTAGGAGCCAGAGGAAGGGGGAATTCATAAAGATAACCGAGGATCAGATCAGAGCATTGAATGAATCCAAAACCGAGAGTTGGCCTTTTGGACTCTCAAATGAGCCATACAATCTGCTGGAGAACAGCCCTTCTCATTCGAATGAGCACGGTCAACTACACGAGGCCACAGGTAACGAGTGCGAGATGCTCCAGGATCTGAACGTGGACGTATCCATTGCTAACATCAGCGAG CGATCAATGATGGCTCCAAACTACGACACCCGGTCGACCAAGTTGGCCATGGTGGTGGAAGGAAGAGGCTACATCGAGATGGCTTGTCCCCACCGCTCCGCCGAGGGACGCACAACCCAGGAGGAGACGGGATCCCAAGGAGAGCAGCGCGTCCGCTATCGGACCGTGAGATCGCGAGTCTCCCGTGGGTCGGTGTTCGTGATCCCCGCAGGGCACCCGGCGGCAGTCGTGGCCGCTGCTAACGAAAACCTTCAGGTCCTCTGCTTCGGGACACGGTCGGAGAACAACCGGAGGTACTACCTCGCGGGGAGGAACAACGTGCTGAACAGACTCGACAGGGCGGCGAAGGCGATGGCCTTCGGCGTCCCGGCGGAGGAAGTGGAAGAGGTGCTCAATGCGCAGCCGGAGAGCGTGTTCATGCCCGGTCCGGAGCGCCggcgggaagaagaagagaagtggcGGCAGCTTATCTTCAAATATGCCGGGTTGTGA